The genomic interval GATAATTTGACTCGAATTCTCCGTCCCAAAAGTTTAGGATGGCAACGCATCGGCATTACACAAGAAGACTTTCAACAGTTGCTGGCAAAATACCTCGATGCCCAAGTCGAACAGCAAAAACAGCGAGAAATTCAAAAATCAGTTGATGTTCAATCGGAAATCGAAGGTTTAGAAGGCTTTGATTTACAAAATGCTAACGATGAGATAGAAGCCGATTTAGGCGCAGCGATTCAAAATGCTGAAGCAGCACCTGTCATTGCTTTAGTCAATAAAATTCTAGTTAAGGCGCTGCAAGAAAAAGTTTCAGACATTCACATCGAACCGCAAGAAGAACATCTCCGAATTCGCTTTCGCAAGGATGGCGTTTTACGTCAAGCGTTCGAGCCATTACCTAAGAAAATTGTTGCTGCGGTTGTCGCGCGTTTTAAAATTATTTCAGACTTGGACATCGCTGAACGAAGGATGCCCCAAGATGGACGAATTCGGCGCGTATTTGAAGGACGTAAAGTAGACTTTCGCGTTAGTACGCTACCGAGTCGTTACGGTGAGAAGGTTGTCTTACGAATTTTAGATAACTCAGCAACTCAACTTGGTTTAGATAAGCTGATCAGCGATGAAGAAAGTTTACAGATCGTCCGTGAAATGGCAAGTCGTCCGTTTGGATTGCTGTTAGTCACAGGGCCAACAGGTTCGGGAAAATCAACAACTTTGTATTCGATCTTGGCAGAACGTAACGAACCAGGAGTCAATATTAGTACTGCGGAAGATCCAATTGAGTATTCGTTACCAGGGATTACTCAGGTACAAGTCATTCGCGATAAAGGGATGGATTTTGCCTCGATTTTGCGGTCATTTTTGCGGCAAGATCCTGATGTGATTCTTGTCGGCGAGACGCGCGATCGCGAAACCGCTAAAACCGCAATTGAAGCCGCACTGACAGGACACTTAGTATTGACAACACTTCATACAAATGATGCCGCAGGTGCGATCGCTCGCCTAGATGAAATGGGTGTTGAGCCTTTTATGGTATCAGGAGCCTTACTCGGTGTTGTTGCTCAGCGTTTGGTGAGGCGTGTCTGTTCAACATGTCGTATTCCCTATACGCCTTCTTCTACCGAATTAGCGCGCTTTGGCTTAACAAGTTCGCAAGACAGCGGTGTCACTTTTTATAAAGCGAAAACTTTACAGCCTGAAGAAGTCGCAATTGCGAAGAGTCAAGGTGAACTTTGTCCTGACTGTAACGGCGTTGGTTACAAAGGACGTTGTGGAGTGTATGAAGTGATGCGGATTAATCAACGGCTGCAAACTTTAATTACCGAAGGCGCACCCACCGAACGCATCAAAGAAGTCGCGGTGGAAGATGGGATGAAAACTTTGCTATCTTACAGCCTTGACCTTGTGCGGCGAGGTTTGACCACGCTCGAAGAAGTTGAACGCGTTACCTTTACAGATTCTGGTTTAGAAGCAGAACTCAAAGCCAAACGCAAGAGTTCTTTAGAATGTCGCACTTGTAGCGCAGAGTTACAACCAGAGTGGCTAGAATGTCCCTACTGCATGACGCCACGTTTTCAAGATTGAAGAGCAATTTAGTCAACGACTCAAGAATTAGGAGATCAATACGATGGATTACATGATTGAAGACCTTATGGAGCAAGTTATTGCTTGTGGTGGCTCCGATTTACACATTTCTACTGGTTTACCTCCTTATATCCGTATCAGTGGCAAGTTGACTCCTACAGAGTACGAACCGTTAACGGCGGAACAATGCCAGCGGTTGATTTTTGCGATGTTAAATAATACACAGCGCAAGCACCTTGAGCAAAACTGGGAACTTGATTGCTCTTATGGAGTGCGAGGCTTAGCACGTTTTCGTGTCAATGTTTACAAAGATCGCGGCACTTACGCAGCGTGTTTGCGGGCACTTTCTTCCCAAATTCCCAGTATGGATGCGTTGAAGCTACCAGATATTGTGCGGGAAGTTTCTGAAAAGCCAAGGGGATTAGTTTTAGTTACAGGTCCAACAGGTTCTGGGAAGTCAACAACGTTAGCGTCAATGATTAACAACATCAATATGACGCGATCAGAACACATCTTAACGATTGAAGACCCGATTGAATTCGTTTACGAACCAATTCAAAGCTTAATTCATCAACGTCAAATTGGAGAAGATACCAAAAGTTTTGCTAATGCTTTGAGAGCAGCATTACGTGAAGATCCTGATGTGATTCTTGTTGGTGAAATGCGTGACTTAGAAACAATTTCGCTGGCGATTTCTGCAGCCGAAACAGGTCACTTGGTATTTGGTACATTGCATACAAGTTCCGCAGCGCAGACGGTTGACCGGATGGTGGATGTTTTTTCGCCTGAACAACAACAGCAAATCCGCGTTCAGTTGTCTAACTCGCTCGTAGCTGTATTTAGTCAAACGCTGGTACCGCGCAAAAATCCTAAACCTGGTGAATTTGGTAGAGTCATGGCGCAAGAAATCATGATTGTGACTCCGGCGATCGCAAACTTAATTCGCGAAGGCAAAACCTCTCAAATCTACTCAGCAATTCAAACGGGTGGAAAACTAGGAATGCAAACACTAGAAAAAGTTCTTGCTGATTTGTATAAAGCCGGAACGATTTCTTTGGAAGCAGCAATGTCTAAAACCTCAAAACCTGATGAGTTACAGCGCCTGATTGGTGGTAATATACCCACAGCACAGACAATGGCAGCTAGATCCGCTTCGGGTAAACCTGTACTTGTAAATTAAGTTTTTTCAGTAAATAATTGACGGCTAATAGTTCATTGATGAGTTTCTTTCAAAAGCTTATTATTCCTACTTTGTTTTGAGCTATTAGCTACTTTTTTAGAGATTATGTGGAGTGTACAACCAATTACCTAAGCTGAGTATATTATAGTAATTAAGGTATTTCAGCTACATTATTGAGTTTTAAGTTAATAAATCAGTAAAAGTTCTCTACTTGTTGAATTAAATATCTTTACTTTTATTATTCATTGTATAGAATTCTGTCAAAATAAGTTATGCCTACCTATGTTGCTAGCGTCAGAGACTCGAAAGGACAACTTAGAAAAGAGAAGGTTACGGCAAACTCTCCAAGTGAGGCGCGTTCGAGTTTAAGAAACCAAGGTTTATTTATTCAAGAAATCAAACAATCTTCAGAATTAGACCTGAGCAAAATTGACTTCCAAAAAATAACATTAATCTTATCAAAAGTTTCAGTTAAAGACAAAGCAGTATTTTCACGACAATTTTCCGCATTAGTAAATGCTGGAGTAGCAATCGTCAGAAGCTTGAGTGTATTAGCAGAGCAGTGTTCTAATCCTAAACTCAAAAAAGCTTTATTAGAAATAAGCTCTGACGTGCAACAAGGTGTCAACCTTTCTGAAGCAATGCGCAAGCATCCCGATTGCTTCGATAACTTATATGTCAGTATGGTTCAAGCTGGGGAAGTCGGCGGCGTACTCGATGAAGTTTTAAATCGATTATCTAAGTTACTTGAGGATATAGCACGGCTACAAAATCAAATTAAATCAGCGTTAGCTTATCCTGTTGTTGTCGGTTTATTAGCACTTGCTATCTTTATTGGAATGACAGTTTTTCTAATTCCAATTTTTGCGAATATTTTTAAAGATTTAGGAACAGAACTACCAGCATTGACACAATTTATGTTAGGTATTAGTGCCTTCATTCAAGGCTTTTGGTGGATGATTCCCATCATAATTGTTGCGTTTGGCTTTGCTTACCGTAATTACTATAAAACTCGAATTGGCAGAGAAACCATTGATCGTCTTTCTTTAAAAATGCCGCTATTTGGTGATTTGATTCAAAAATCAGCAGTTGCACGTTTTAGCCGTACTTTTGGTGCTTTGACGCGTTCGGGAGTCCCCATTTTGACTGCTTTGGAAATTGTAAGGGATACAGCCGGAAACCAAGTCATTGCGAATGCGGTAGATGCATCGCGACAAGATATTCAACAAGGGGGAATGATTAGTATTGCTTTGCAAAAAGAGCGAGTCTTTCCACCTATGGCAATTCAAATGATTAGTATTGGCGAGGAAACCGGAGAACTCGATCAAATGCTGATGAAAGTTGCGGATTTTTATGAAGATGAAGTCGAGCAAGCAGTCAAAGCATTGACGAGTATTTTAGAACCTTTAATGATTGTTGTTCTGGGTGGGATGGTTGGCTTAATTTTGCTTTCTATGTATCTACCTATGTTTAAGGTGTTTGAAAGTTTAGGTTAGATCTACAGAAAATGCAAAAAATTAGCTTCTCAAGTTTTTCGCACTCATTATGACTATTAAACAAGTTCAATACGAAAGTTGCTTAGCAGAATATGCAAACACTACTGGTGCGATCGCGCTACTAAAGCAGTATAGATTTTACTTAGAAATGCTTCCTAGCTTGCGACGTGCTGACGAGAGTGTTATCACAATTCCTTTACCAGTGGTGCGGCTTCGTCAGAGTAAGTATAACCATAGTGAGCTAACAGCAACTGCAACACAACTTTCCTGTGATGTTGCTATTTTAATGTGCGATCCTGAGTGGAAAATTAAAACTGGGGTCGAAATTATAATATTTATTCATCGTCCTAACGAAGACTTTTCTGATTTACTCAAACGCTGGCGGCAAACGCAAGTTTTACTAGATAAAGATTATGAATGGCTTTTACCATCTTCATATCAACATATTTTGAATGAAGGGGCTAATAAACTTTATCCTTTATTTGTTGTTTTTGATGAGACTTCAGAACGCATTAAGCTAGGGCTACAAGGAGCAAGTTTACCATTTGTTAATGAAACACTTTCTAGAGGAAACGAGGAAGATGCAGTAGAAAGCTTATCTTCATGAAAATTACTCGTTTAAGGATAAACAAAGTTTAGGAGTAAGCACCACTTTTAATTTAATGAATCAAAGCGCTTGATAGATATGATATTGAATCCGGTTGATTAGTAATGAGAAAAATGGTGAATAGTCACTACTCACTAACCACTCATCTGGCTATTTAAGCGGAGATAATATGATTTATTGAGCCGACTGTACTTAGTAGGATGAAAATACCTGTACCACTTGAGTTTCTGACGACGCTATTATTACATGAAGTTCCATCAGCACTGTAAGATCTGATTCATTCGCAATAAGAAAGGATTTTATCAAAGAGGTCTCTTAGCTATGAGACTTATACAGCAACCTCTTTAGTTACTTTGTCGCCCCCTCAAGGAGCAGAGGAGAAATTAATCGTAGTTCTCATTATAGTGAAACAGTCCCCATGCATTGCGGGACTTCCGAGCCAGTTCTGCTTCAAAGTCCCCCAAATATGGGAATTTAGGGGGCAAAAAGCTTGGAGCGAAGCTAGTCTAAACTTGTGTGTACACTGTGTAGCCTTACCCAAGGAAAGGTTGGGAGGGGTATACCGATGATGTGTAGCTACTAAAAAGGGTATTAGTATAAAACAGTATTTCAACTAAGGTGCTGATTGAGTTTAGATAAAATACCTGCCCAAGTGATATCAGCGAAATTCGGTAACACGACATGAGCGTTTCCGACGCGTTCTACAGGACCTAAACCTACTGACCACATTCCGGCGGCTAGGGCTGCTTCAATGCCTGCGGTGGCGTCTTCAAACACAACACATGCAGCGGGAGGAAGCTTGAGTTGATTCGCGGCGTAGAGAAAGAGATCAGGAGCAGGTTTAGGGCGCTCTACACTATATCCATCGGCGATCGCATCAACTAATTCGGTAATGTTTAATTTTTCAATGACAGTACGCGCGTTTTTACTTGCCGATGCAATCGCAATTTTTATTTGTTGTTGGCGAAGTTCAGTAAGGAGCGATCGCACGCCTGGTAGTAAGTCACTGGGTGACATTGACTCGATGAATTCTTGATAGTAGCGATTTTTGCGTTCCATCATTTCTTCGAGTTGGGCTGCGCTATATGTGCGATCGCCGACAATTTTGAGCAGCGACTCGCGGCGA from Chroogloeocystis siderophila 5.2 s.c.1 carries:
- a CDS encoding GspE/PulE family protein, with the translated sequence MTYSPSQRRALIVKNDFSPFGNKVIESGYVSNEQMQQALSESRKSKRPIIEVLESLTGRQLSPDLLRFYKKQQLFELKIVYGVEFIDPEINQIATNQVANLIDTLIPVDICRRFQLIPLSQTADPPSVLVAMVDPDHLEAQDNLTRILRPKSLGWQRIGITQEDFQQLLAKYLDAQVEQQKQREIQKSVDVQSEIEGLEGFDLQNANDEIEADLGAAIQNAEAAPVIALVNKILVKALQEKVSDIHIEPQEEHLRIRFRKDGVLRQAFEPLPKKIVAAVVARFKIISDLDIAERRMPQDGRIRRVFEGRKVDFRVSTLPSRYGEKVVLRILDNSATQLGLDKLISDEESLQIVREMASRPFGLLLVTGPTGSGKSTTLYSILAERNEPGVNISTAEDPIEYSLPGITQVQVIRDKGMDFASILRSFLRQDPDVILVGETRDRETAKTAIEAALTGHLVLTTLHTNDAAGAIARLDEMGVEPFMVSGALLGVVAQRLVRRVCSTCRIPYTPSSTELARFGLTSSQDSGVTFYKAKTLQPEEVAIAKSQGELCPDCNGVGYKGRCGVYEVMRINQRLQTLITEGAPTERIKEVAVEDGMKTLLSYSLDLVRRGLTTLEEVERVTFTDSGLEAELKAKRKSSLECRTCSAELQPEWLECPYCMTPRFQD
- a CDS encoding type IV pilus twitching motility protein PilT yields the protein MDYMIEDLMEQVIACGGSDLHISTGLPPYIRISGKLTPTEYEPLTAEQCQRLIFAMLNNTQRKHLEQNWELDCSYGVRGLARFRVNVYKDRGTYAACLRALSSQIPSMDALKLPDIVREVSEKPRGLVLVTGPTGSGKSTTLASMINNINMTRSEHILTIEDPIEFVYEPIQSLIHQRQIGEDTKSFANALRAALREDPDVILVGEMRDLETISLAISAAETGHLVFGTLHTSSAAQTVDRMVDVFSPEQQQQIRVQLSNSLVAVFSQTLVPRKNPKPGEFGRVMAQEIMIVTPAIANLIREGKTSQIYSAIQTGGKLGMQTLEKVLADLYKAGTISLEAAMSKTSKPDELQRLIGGNIPTAQTMAARSASGKPVLVN
- a CDS encoding type II secretion system F family protein; translated protein: MPTYVASVRDSKGQLRKEKVTANSPSEARSSLRNQGLFIQEIKQSSELDLSKIDFQKITLILSKVSVKDKAVFSRQFSALVNAGVAIVRSLSVLAEQCSNPKLKKALLEISSDVQQGVNLSEAMRKHPDCFDNLYVSMVQAGEVGGVLDEVLNRLSKLLEDIARLQNQIKSALAYPVVVGLLALAIFIGMTVFLIPIFANIFKDLGTELPALTQFMLGISAFIQGFWWMIPIIIVAFGFAYRNYYKTRIGRETIDRLSLKMPLFGDLIQKSAVARFSRTFGALTRSGVPILTALEIVRDTAGNQVIANAVDASRQDIQQGGMISIALQKERVFPPMAIQMISIGEETGELDQMLMKVADFYEDEVEQAVKALTSILEPLMIVVLGGMVGLILLSMYLPMFKVFESLG